Proteins from one Chryseobacterium arthrosphaerae genomic window:
- a CDS encoding archaemetzincin has translation MSPGKYNLIPTLLYAIVSVFFFSCQKKEKTYFETIASNDVKLSTTPKPGSWRYNHDEKFQKFEDFRKLKKIKPEPHKNTIYLQPIGQFNELQQKEIELTREYLKIYFQLETKILPALTNDIFPENVRRTADEGKEQLLAGYVLDSILIRRKPKDAVVLMGITEKDLFPQPEWNYVFGLASYEDGVGVTSMYRFAGGPLTDSNFNTSFLRLIKISSHEIGHMFGISHCLNANCVMNGTNSLTETDFHYARACSLCQRKLNSSIPYDNKKRLLELKNFFEKQNFNTEFSLVQQDLNLLQ, from the coding sequence ATGAGCCCGGGAAAATATAATCTTATCCCGACTCTTCTTTATGCCATAGTCTCTGTATTCTTTTTTTCATGTCAGAAAAAGGAAAAGACCTATTTTGAAACGATAGCAAGCAATGATGTAAAATTATCCACCACTCCCAAACCCGGAAGCTGGAGGTATAATCATGATGAAAAATTTCAGAAATTCGAAGACTTCCGGAAATTAAAAAAAATTAAGCCGGAACCCCATAAAAATACAATTTATCTTCAGCCGATAGGGCAGTTCAATGAGCTTCAGCAAAAGGAAATAGAACTCACAAGGGAATATTTAAAAATATATTTTCAGCTGGAAACGAAGATTCTTCCGGCACTGACCAACGATATTTTCCCTGAAAATGTAAGAAGAACTGCTGATGAGGGCAAGGAGCAGCTATTGGCAGGCTATGTATTAGACAGTATCCTGATCAGACGAAAACCCAAAGATGCTGTTGTATTGATGGGAATCACAGAGAAAGATCTTTTTCCCCAACCTGAATGGAACTATGTTTTTGGACTTGCCTCTTATGAAGACGGCGTAGGCGTTACCTCGATGTACAGATTTGCCGGCGGCCCGTTAACAGACTCTAACTTCAATACAAGTTTTTTAAGATTAATAAAAATCAGTTCCCACGAGATCGGGCATATGTTTGGGATCAGCCACTGCCTGAATGCCAATTGTGTGATGAACGGAACCAATTCCCTTACTGAAACCGATTTTCATTATGCAAGAGCCTGTTCGTTATGTCAGAGAAAACTGAACTCCAGTATACCTTATGACAATAAGAAAAGACTTCTTGAGCTGAAAAATTTCTTTGAAAAACAAAATTTCAACACAGAATTTTCCTTGGTACAGCAAGACCTTAATCTTCTTCAGTAA
- a CDS encoding serine hydrolase — protein sequence MKQKFSFFIFLLTVGLANAQVEEKKLDELIQNTLKTFDVPGMSVGIVKDGKVTYSKGFGVRSLTSRQPMDDNTLVGIASNSKGFTCVALAILADEGKLNWDDKVSKYIPEFQMYDPYVSQNVTVKDLITHRAGLGLGQGDLMFFPEGGSLTVNDIVHNVRYLKPENPFRTKLDYNNIMFIVAGEVIHRVSGLSWAEFIEQRIMKPVGMTSSFGSYTRAKAAANKIDAHAPVDGKAVAVPHDWNETANAAGGIMSNIKDMTTWAECLLNNFTTKDGKKLVSDKNVQQLWSLQIPDRVAAKNPYDTSFYGYGLGWFLSDVKGHKQVQHTGGLIGTVTQFTLIPDLKLGIVVLTNQQSGAAFNTITNTVKDSYLGVADRNWLKTYGDRMSKMEAEFNKQKKDAYAKSEAFKKEKALQPKAEQFTGTYNDAWFGDVEIAQQGNTYRISCKNSPRLKGELLPYSNNSFIIKWDDRSYDADAYIIFDYVETGKAQSARLKAISDVTDFSFDFDDLDLKKK from the coding sequence ATGAAACAGAAATTTTCTTTTTTCATTTTTCTTTTGACCGTTGGATTGGCCAATGCGCAGGTTGAAGAAAAAAAGCTGGATGAACTGATCCAAAATACCTTAAAAACCTTTGACGTGCCGGGAATGTCGGTGGGAATTGTAAAAGATGGAAAAGTAACCTATTCCAAAGGGTTTGGTGTACGTTCTCTTACTTCCAGACAGCCTATGGATGACAATACACTGGTAGGTATTGCCTCCAACTCCAAAGGATTTACCTGTGTAGCACTAGCGATCCTGGCCGATGAAGGAAAATTGAACTGGGATGATAAAGTTTCAAAATATATTCCTGAATTTCAGATGTACGATCCGTACGTTTCCCAAAATGTAACCGTAAAAGACCTGATTACCCACAGAGCCGGATTGGGATTGGGACAGGGAGATCTGATGTTTTTCCCGGAAGGAGGAAGCCTGACCGTCAATGATATTGTTCACAATGTAAGATACCTGAAACCGGAAAATCCTTTCAGAACAAAACTGGATTATAACAATATTATGTTCATTGTAGCCGGTGAAGTGATCCACAGGGTCTCCGGATTAAGCTGGGCGGAATTTATTGAGCAGAGAATCATGAAACCGGTAGGAATGACATCCAGTTTCGGAAGCTATACCAGAGCGAAAGCAGCTGCTAATAAAATTGATGCGCACGCTCCTGTAGACGGAAAAGCTGTTGCTGTTCCTCATGACTGGAATGAAACAGCCAATGCCGCAGGAGGGATCATGAGTAATATTAAAGATATGACGACCTGGGCAGAGTGCCTTTTGAATAATTTCACCACTAAAGACGGTAAAAAATTAGTTTCCGATAAAAATGTTCAGCAGTTATGGAGCCTTCAGATTCCTGACAGGGTAGCAGCAAAGAATCCTTATGATACAAGCTTTTACGGATATGGTCTAGGCTGGTTCCTGAGTGATGTGAAAGGCCACAAGCAGGTACAGCATACGGGAGGACTGATCGGTACGGTAACCCAGTTTACCCTGATTCCTGACCTGAAACTGGGAATTGTAGTATTAACGAATCAGCAATCCGGGGCAGCTTTCAATACGATTACCAATACGGTAAAGGACTCTTACCTTGGCGTGGCAGACAGAAACTGGCTGAAGACATACGGAGACAGAATGTCTAAAATGGAGGCAGAGTTTAATAAGCAAAAGAAAGATGCCTATGCCAAATCAGAAGCATTCAAAAAAGAAAAAGCACTTCAGCCAAAAGCAGAGCAGTTTACCGGAACGTATAACGATGCCTGGTTTGGAGATGTAGAAATTGCGCAGCAGGGGAATACCTATAGAATTTCATGTAAAAATTCACCGAGATTAAAGGGAGAGCTGCTTCCTTATTCTAATAATTCCTTCATTATCAAATGGGATGACAGGAGCTATGATGCAGATGCCTATATCATCTTTGATTATGTCGAAACAGGTAAAGCACAGTCGGCAAGGCTGAAAGCAATTTCTGATGTAACGGATTTCAGTTTTGATTTTGATGATCTGGATCTGAAGAAGAAATAA
- a CDS encoding SixA phosphatase family protein, producing the protein MKRLILVRHAKSDWPEETDDFDRPLADKGLEDAMNMSRFLKNNNISIDHFVSSPAVRALNTCKIFNQTYQLNCSTDQKLYNPSERSFESVIYDLDDNLNSVAFFSHNNGISNFANSISEDIFHFPTCGVAGFEVDCNSWSEFDGAKKKLLFFYEPGKI; encoded by the coding sequence ATGAAGAGACTCATCCTCGTTAGACATGCAAAAAGCGACTGGCCGGAAGAAACCGACGACTTTGACAGACCCTTGGCAGACAAAGGTTTGGAGGATGCTATGAACATGTCAAGATTCCTTAAAAACAATAATATTTCCATCGATCATTTTGTATCGAGCCCGGCAGTGCGTGCCCTTAATACCTGCAAGATTTTTAATCAGACTTATCAGCTGAACTGTTCTACTGATCAAAAATTATATAATCCGTCAGAAAGAAGTTTTGAATCTGTCATCTATGACCTGGATGACAATCTGAACTCAGTGGCCTTTTTCTCCCACAATAATGGGATCTCCAATTTTGCCAATTCCATTTCTGAAGATATTTTTCATTTTCCTACCTGCGGAGTAGCCGGCTTTGAAGTAGACTGCAATTCATGGTCCGAGTTCGACGGTGCGAAAAAGAAACTTCTATTCTTTTATGAGCCCGGGAAAATATAA